From Callithrix jacchus isolate 240 chromosome 15, calJac240_pri, whole genome shotgun sequence, one genomic window encodes:
- the NCBP2AS2 gene encoding protein NCBP2AS2: MVLRRLLAALLHSPQLVDRLSESWPIRRAAQLTAFALLQAQLRGQDAARRLRDLAAGPAGSLGRRVERFKDAFTQELRRGLRGRSGPPPGSQRGPGANI, encoded by the coding sequence ATGGTGCTCCGACGGCTGCTGGCCGCCTTGCTGCACAGCCCGCAGCTAGTGGATCGTCTGTCGGAGTCGTGGCCTATCCGACGTGCGGCGCAGCTCACAGCCTTCGCACTGCTCCAGGCCCAGCTGCGGGGCCAAGACGCGGCCCGCCGCCTGCGGGACCTCGCGGCTGGGCCCGCGGGCTCCCTGGGCCGCCGCGTTGAGCGATTCAAAGACGCTTTCACCCAGGAGCTACGCCGCGGCCTCCGGGGCCGCTCAGGGCCACCACCAGGTAGCCAGAGGGGCCCGGGCGCAAACATTTAA
- the NCBP2 gene encoding nuclear cap-binding protein subunit 2 isoform X2: MGLDKMKKTACGFCFVEYYSRADAENAMRYINGTRLDDRIIRTDWDAGFKEGRQYGRGRSGGQVRDEYRQDYDAGRGGYGKLAQNQ, encoded by the exons ATGGGTCtggataaaatgaagaaaacagcatGTGGATTCTGTTTTGTGGA ATATTACTCACGAGCAGATGCAGAAAATGCCATGCGGTACATAAATGGAACTCGTCTAGATGACCGAATCATTCGCACAGACTGGGATGCAGGCTTTAAGGAGGGCAGGCAGTATGGCCGCGGGCGATCTGGGGGCCAG GTACGGGATGAGTATCGGCAGGACTATGATGCTGGGAGAGGCGGCTATGGAAAACTGGCACAGAACCAGTGA
- the NCBP2 gene encoding nuclear cap-binding protein subunit 2 isoform X1, whose product MSGGLLKALRSDSYVELSQYRDQHFRGDNEEQEKLLKKSCTLYVGNLSFYTTEEQIYELFSKSGDIKKIIMGLDKMKKTACGFCFVEYYSRADAENAMRYINGTRLDDRIIRTDWDAGFKEGRQYGRGRSGGQVRDEYRQDYDAGRGGYGKLAQNQ is encoded by the exons ATGTCGGGTGGCCTCCTGAAGGCGCTGCGCAGCGACTCCTACGTGGAGCTGAGCCAGTACCGGGACCAGCACTTCCGG GGTGACAATGAAGAACAAGAAAAATTACTCAAGAAAAGCTGTACGTTATATGTTGGAAATCTTTCTTTTTACACAACTGAAGAACAAATCTATGAACTCTTCAGCAAAAGTGGTGACATAAAGAAAATCATTATGGGTCtggataaaatgaagaaaacagcatGTGGATTCTGTTTTGTGGA ATATTACTCACGAGCAGATGCAGAAAATGCCATGCGGTACATAAATGGAACTCGTCTAGATGACCGAATCATTCGCACAGACTGGGATGCAGGCTTTAAGGAGGGCAGGCAGTATGGCCGCGGGCGATCTGGGGGCCAG GTACGGGATGAGTATCGGCAGGACTATGATGCTGGGAGAGGCGGCTATGGAAAACTGGCACAGAACCAGTGA
- the PIGZ gene encoding LOW QUALITY PROTEIN: GPI alpha-1,2-mannosyltransferase 4 (The sequence of the model RefSeq protein was modified relative to this genomic sequence to represent the inferred CDS: inserted 2 bases in 1 codon): MQICGSNVASVAAGTLFQVLGAVIXDLKMAVRVLWGGLSLLRVLWCLLPQTGYVHPDEFFQSPEVMAEDILGIQATRPWEFYPSSSCRTVVFPLLISGSTFWLLRLWEELGLWPGLVSGYVLLVGPRLLLTALSFALDGAVYHLAPLWGADRWNALVLLSGSYVTLVFYTRTFSNTIEGLLLAWLLVLVSSHVMWGPTPKEPAPDSWWHSWLLGAIMAAGFFNRPTFLAFAVVPLYLWGTRGATNPGLKSLTREALLLLPGAVLTAAVFVAMDSWYFSSPTTSSTLVLTPVNFLHYNLNPQNLARHGTHVRLTHLAVNGFLLFGMLHAHALQAAWQQLQVCLQTCAQRSLLRAQRARSLLSSARSYLLFLYFTPLALLSAFNHQEARFLIPLLVPLVLLCSPQTQPVPWKGTMVLFNALGAFFFGCLHQGGLVPGLEYLEQVVHAPVLPSVPTHYTLLFTHTYMPPRHLLHLPGLGAPVEVVDMGGTEDRVLCQALKSFTRQPACQVAGGPWFCRLFVVTPGTTRHAVEKCSFLLKNETLLFPHLTLEDPPALSSLLSGSWRDQLSLHIMELGEET; this comes from the exons ATGCAGATCTGTGGATCCAACGTAGCATCTGTAGCAGCTGGGACATTATTCCAGGTTTTGGGTGCGGTAAT GGATCTGAAGATGGCAGTCAGGGTGCTTTGGGGTGGCCTCAGCCTGCTCCGAGTGCTGTGGTGTCTCCTTCCGCAGACGGGCTATGTGCACCCAGATGAGTTCTTccagtcacctgaggtcatggCAG aggaCATCCTAGGCATTCAGGCCACCCGGCCCTGGGAGTTTTACCCCAGCAGCTCCTGCCGCACAGTGGTCTTCCCCCTACTGATCTCTGGCTCTACCTTCTGGCTGCTCAGGCTCTGGGAAGAGCTAGGCCTGTGGCCTGGCCTGGTGAGTGGCTATGTGCTGCTAGTGGGGCCCCGACTCCTCCTCACTGCCCTCTCCTTTGCCCTGGATGGGGCGGTATACCACCTGGCCCCGCTGTGGGGGGCAGATCGCTGGAACGCCCTGGTCCTGCTGTCTGGTTCCTACGTCACCCTGGTATTCTACACAAGGACCTTCTCCAACACCATCGAGGGACTGCTCTTGGCGTGGCTGCTGGTGCTGGTATCCTCCCATGTTATGTGGGGCCCCACACCCAAGGAGCCTGCGCCGGATTCATGGTGGCACAGCTGGCTTCTTGGAGCCATCATGGCTGCTGGCTTCTTCAACCGGCCCACCTTTCTGGCCTTTGCTGTGGTCCCACTCTACCTCTGGGGCACTCGTGGAGCCACAAACCCTGGCTTGAAGTCCCTGACCCGAGaggctctgctgctgctgccagggGCGGTCCTCACAGCAGCGGTGTTCGTGGCTATGGACAGCTGGTATTTCTCCAGCCCCACTACATCCAGTACCCTTGTCCTTACACCCGTCAACTTCTTACACTACAACCTGAATCCCCAAAACCTGGCAAGGCATGGCACACATGTGCGGCTCACTCACCTGGCAGTCAACGGCTTCCTGCTCTTTGGGATGTTGCATGCCCATGCCCTGCAAGCTGCGTGGCAGCAGCTGCAAGTCTGCCTTCAGACCTGTGCACAAAGGAGCCTTCTGAGGGCGCAGCGTGCCCGGAGTCTGCTGTCCAGCGCCAGGTCGTATCTCCTTTTCCTCTACTTCACACCCCTGGCCCTGCTGTCTGCCTTTAACCACCAGGAGGCTCGGTTCCTGATTCCCCTCCTGGTCCCCCTAGTCCTGCTTTGTAGTCCACAGACCCAACCTGTGCCTTGGAAGGGTACCATGGTCCTCTTCAATGCCCTCGGTGCCTTCTTCTTTGGCTGCCTACATCAGGGGGGCCTGGTGCCCGGCCTGGAGTACCTGGAGCAGGTGGTCCACGCCCCTGTGCTCCCAAGCGTGCCTACCCACTACACACTCCTCTTCACCCACACTTACATGCCTCCACGGCACCTCCTACACCTCCCAGGCCTGGGTGCACCAGTGGAGGTGGTGGACATGGGTGGGACTGAGGACCGTGTCCTGTGCCAAGCCCTGAAAAGCTTTACCAGACAACCAGCCTGCCAAGTGGCCGGCGGGCCGTGGTTCTGCCGCCTCTTTGTGGTGACCCCTGGCACCACCAGGCATGCCGTGGAGAAGTGCAGCTTTCTTCTCAAGAATGAGACTCTTTTATTTCCCCATCTGACCCTGGAGGATCCACCAGCCCTGTCCTCCTTGCTGAGTGGGTCTTGGAGGGACCAGCTCAGTCTTCACATCATGGAGCTGGGGGAAGAAACCTGA